In Deinococcus yavapaiensis KR-236, one genomic interval encodes:
- a CDS encoding FAD binding domain-containing protein, giving the protein MFPAAFDYLRAHSIEEAAAALSQHGGDARILAGGQSLIPAMRFRLARPTVLVDIGSLRDLVYLREESGFLRVGAMTTDARLERDKDVRARYALLTETSDVVADPVVRHKGTVVGSLCHNDPAGDWAAAALASRAIMVVRGPSGERDVPIDEFIVDSFTTAVQEGEIAVEVRFPTPSARTSGAYEKIERKVGDYATAAAAVQLTLADDGTIAQAGVAITALGPFAMRVTEAERLLLGQRPSEDLFRAAAEEAYRLADPNPDTRGSAEYKKNMARILVARGLARTSSKLHA; this is encoded by the coding sequence ATGTTTCCAGCAGCTTTCGATTACCTTCGGGCGCACTCCATCGAGGAAGCCGCCGCAGCGCTTTCACAGCATGGGGGCGACGCGCGCATCCTCGCCGGAGGGCAAAGCCTCATTCCTGCCATGCGCTTCCGACTGGCCAGGCCGACCGTCCTCGTGGACATCGGGTCGCTGCGTGACCTCGTGTACCTGCGCGAGGAAAGCGGCTTCCTGCGAGTCGGCGCGATGACGACGGACGCGCGCTTGGAGCGCGACAAGGACGTCCGCGCCCGCTACGCCCTGCTCACCGAGACCTCCGATGTCGTCGCCGACCCGGTCGTGCGGCACAAAGGAACGGTCGTCGGAAGCTTGTGTCACAACGATCCTGCCGGTGATTGGGCGGCGGCGGCACTCGCGAGCCGCGCGATCATGGTCGTGCGCGGACCGAGCGGTGAACGCGACGTGCCCATCGACGAGTTCATCGTCGACTCGTTCACGACGGCCGTGCAGGAAGGCGAGATCGCGGTGGAAGTGCGCTTCCCCACGCCGAGCGCCCGCACGAGCGGCGCGTACGAGAAGATCGAGCGTAAAGTCGGCGATTACGCGACGGCGGCGGCCGCCGTGCAACTCACCCTCGCCGACGACGGGACGATCGCGCAAGCGGGCGTCGCCATCACCGCGCTCGGACCGTTCGCGATGCGCGTCACCGAAGCCGAACGCCTTCTGCTCGGGCAGCGACCGAGCGAGGACCTCTTCCGCGCGGCGGCCGAGGAAGCGTACCGACTCGCCGACCCGAATCCCGACACGCGCGGCAGCGCCGAGTACAAGAAGAACATGGCGCGCATTCTCGTGGCGCGCGGCCTTGCCCGCACCTCCTCGAAGCTTCACGCCTGA
- a CDS encoding (2Fe-2S)-binding protein, whose amino-acid sequence MTKQRVELNVNGEIHEIQVEPRKLLAYALRDECGLTGTHVGCDSSSCGCCVVVLDGETPVKSCTMFAVQAEGHDITTVEGLAQGGQLHPLQQGFWDQHGLQCGYCTPGMLMTSYAMLKEYPEPTEEDVRKFLSGNLCRCTGYNNIVKAVLQAAKALGAEKSEPETTAADD is encoded by the coding sequence ATGACGAAGCAACGCGTCGAACTGAACGTCAACGGTGAAATCCACGAAATTCAAGTCGAACCTCGCAAGCTGCTCGCGTACGCTTTGCGCGACGAGTGCGGCCTGACGGGCACGCACGTCGGCTGCGACTCCTCGTCGTGCGGCTGCTGCGTCGTCGTCCTCGACGGCGAGACGCCCGTCAAGAGCTGCACGATGTTCGCGGTGCAAGCCGAAGGGCACGACATCACCACCGTCGAGGGCCTCGCGCAAGGCGGGCAACTGCACCCCCTTCAGCAAGGCTTTTGGGATCAGCACGGCTTGCAATGCGGATACTGCACGCCCGGAATGCTGATGACGTCCTACGCGATGCTCAAAGAGTACCCGGAGCCCACCGAGGAGGACGTTCGCAAGTTCTTGAGCGGCAACTTGTGCCGCTGCACGGGCTACAACAACATCGTCAAGGCCGTCTTGCAAGCCGCGAAGGCCCTCGGGGCCGAAAAGAGCGAGCCCGAAACGACGGCGGCGGACGACTGA
- a CDS encoding aerobic carbon-monoxide dehydrogenase large subunit, protein MSITPDPQKHALGVSMKRKEDPRFLQGKGRYVDDINLPGQLYMAIVHSPYPHAKINSIDKEPALAVPGVKAVITGEDLVAAGLGWLPTFHGFDKQMVLAVGKALFQYQEVAAVFATSREAAMDGAELVEIDYEPLDPVVSPHEAAKDEVVIRSDREKSTNHIYHWDVGHKDETQRALEAAEKVVKQRIVFQRCHPAPLEPCGCVAEFDTMGRLHFYVTSQAPHVYRTALALVTGIPEDKIHVVSPDIGGGFGNKVPVYPGYVCAVVGSLLLKKPVKWIETRTENLTTTGFARDYHMDVEIGAKADGTVTALRVKTVADHGAFDAAADPTKYPAGMFGIVTGSYQFPVAYAELDAYFTNKAPGGVAYRCSFRVTEASYAIERAMDILADELDMDPVELRKKNFVRKDQFPYQSALGFTYDSGDYHSTLDKALERIGYDDLLREQAEKRARGELMGIGFSTFTEVVGAGPSKHFDILGIKMFDSAEIRIHPTGSGVVRAGTKSQGQGHETTWAQIVAEELGLDPQNIMVEEGDTDTAPYGLGTYASRSTPVAGAAISLAARRIREKARKIAAHLLEASPEDVEWTDYKFQIKGVPTRSVTMKDVAFAAYTNPGDNEPGLEASYYYDPPNMTFPHGTYVAVVDVDRHTGETKVRRFLAVDDCGTVINPMVVEGQIHGGLTEGYAIAFMQEITYDESGNNLNPNFIDYLVPTSLEAPKWETDNTVTPSPHHPIGAKGVGESPNVGSPAAFVNAVMDALSPLGVRHVDMPLTREKVWRAIQEAEARRAISAD, encoded by the coding sequence ATGAGCATCACTCCCGATCCTCAAAAGCACGCCCTCGGCGTCTCGATGAAGCGCAAGGAAGACCCGCGCTTTTTGCAAGGCAAGGGGCGGTACGTCGACGACATCAACTTGCCGGGTCAGCTGTACATGGCGATCGTGCACAGCCCGTATCCCCACGCGAAGATCAATTCGATCGACAAGGAGCCCGCGCTCGCCGTGCCGGGCGTGAAGGCCGTCATCACGGGCGAGGACCTCGTCGCGGCCGGGCTGGGATGGCTGCCGACCTTCCACGGCTTCGACAAGCAGATGGTGCTCGCCGTCGGCAAGGCCCTCTTTCAGTACCAAGAAGTCGCGGCGGTGTTCGCGACGTCGCGGGAAGCGGCGATGGACGGCGCGGAACTCGTGGAGATCGATTACGAGCCGCTCGATCCCGTCGTGAGTCCGCACGAAGCGGCGAAAGACGAAGTCGTCATCCGCTCCGACCGCGAAAAGAGCACCAACCACATCTACCACTGGGACGTCGGACACAAAGACGAGACCCAACGGGCCCTCGAGGCGGCCGAGAAGGTCGTGAAGCAACGCATCGTCTTCCAACGCTGCCATCCCGCGCCGCTCGAGCCGTGCGGATGCGTGGCCGAGTTCGACACCATGGGCCGCCTGCACTTCTACGTGACGTCCCAGGCGCCGCACGTGTACCGCACCGCGCTCGCCCTCGTGACGGGCATTCCCGAGGACAAGATCCACGTCGTCTCACCCGATATCGGCGGCGGCTTCGGAAACAAGGTTCCGGTGTACCCCGGGTACGTGTGCGCCGTCGTGGGCAGTTTGCTGTTGAAGAAGCCCGTGAAGTGGATCGAGACGCGCACGGAAAACCTCACGACGACCGGCTTCGCGCGTGACTACCACATGGACGTCGAGATCGGCGCGAAGGCCGACGGGACCGTTACGGCGCTTCGCGTGAAGACCGTGGCGGACCACGGGGCGTTCGATGCGGCCGCCGACCCCACGAAGTACCCTGCCGGAATGTTCGGCATCGTGACGGGCTCTTACCAATTTCCCGTGGCGTATGCCGAACTCGACGCGTACTTCACGAACAAGGCGCCCGGCGGCGTCGCGTACCGCTGCTCCTTCCGCGTGACGGAAGCGTCGTACGCGATCGAGCGCGCCATGGACATCCTCGCCGACGAGCTCGACATGGACCCCGTGGAGCTTCGCAAGAAGAACTTCGTGCGCAAGGACCAGTTTCCGTACCAGTCGGCGCTCGGCTTCACGTACGACTCCGGCGACTACCACTCGACCCTCGACAAAGCCCTGGAGCGCATCGGTTACGACGACTTGCTGCGCGAGCAAGCCGAGAAGCGCGCCCGAGGCGAGCTGATGGGCATCGGCTTTTCCACCTTCACCGAAGTCGTCGGTGCGGGTCCCAGCAAGCACTTCGACATCCTCGGGATCAAGATGTTCGATTCGGCCGAGATTCGCATCCACCCGACAGGATCGGGCGTCGTGCGCGCGGGCACGAAGAGCCAAGGGCAAGGACACGAGACGACGTGGGCGCAGATCGTCGCCGAGGAACTCGGCCTCGACCCGCAAAACATCATGGTGGAGGAAGGCGACACGGACACCGCTCCGTACGGCCTCGGCACGTACGCGAGCCGTTCCACGCCCGTGGCGGGCGCCGCCATCTCGCTCGCCGCGCGCCGCATTCGCGAAAAGGCCCGCAAGATCGCCGCTCACCTTCTCGAAGCGTCTCCCGAGGACGTGGAGTGGACGGACTACAAGTTCCAAATCAAGGGCGTCCCGACGAGGAGCGTCACGATGAAGGACGTCGCGTTCGCCGCGTACACCAATCCCGGCGACAACGAGCCCGGCTTGGAAGCGTCGTACTATTACGATCCTCCGAACATGACGTTTCCGCACGGCACCTACGTCGCCGTCGTGGACGTGGACCGTCACACGGGCGAGACGAAGGTGCGGCGCTTCCTGGCCGTGGACGACTGCGGAACCGTCATCAACCCGATGGTCGTGGAAGGGCAGATCCACGGGGGTCTCACCGAGGGATACGCGATCGCATTCATGCAGGAGATCACGTACGACGAGAGCGGCAACAACCTCAACCCGAACTTCATCGACTACCTCGTGCCGACGAGTCTCGAAGCGCCGAAGTGGGAGACGGACAACACCGTCACTCCCTCGCCGCATCACCCGATCGGTGCGAAAGGCGTGGGGGAATCGCCGAACGTCGGATCGCCCGCCGCGTTCGTGAACGCCGTCATGGACGCCCTCTCGCCGCTCGGCGTACGCCACGTCGACATGCCGCTCACGCGGGAGAAAGTGTGGCGGGCGATTCAGGAAGCGGAAGCGAGACGAGCGATCAGCGCGGACTGA
- a CDS encoding SRPBCC family protein — protein MKLQYTGQEQVSAPVSDVWTFIRDPRLVASCLPDVDTVDVHDDTHFDATVKVGIGPVRGKFKFKIELQPDPDAGRMTVKINGGGFGSVVDLAAGANIVDNGNATTTLDWGGEATMRGPVATVGGRVLDAQAQKLITQTFANMAAKLNAATPA, from the coding sequence ATGAAATTGCAATACACCGGTCAAGAACAAGTTTCCGCGCCCGTCTCCGACGTCTGGACGTTCATTCGCGATCCCCGCTTGGTGGCGTCGTGCCTGCCCGACGTTGACACCGTGGACGTCCACGACGACACGCACTTCGACGCGACCGTGAAAGTCGGCATCGGACCCGTGCGTGGAAAGTTCAAGTTCAAGATCGAGCTTCAGCCTGACCCGGACGCGGGCCGCATGACCGTCAAGATCAACGGGGGCGGCTTCGGAAGCGTCGTGGATCTTGCGGCGGGCGCGAACATCGTGGACAACGGCAACGCCACGACGACCCTCGATTGGGGCGGCGAGGCGACCATGCGCGGCCCGGTCGCGACGGTCGGCGGGCGAGTCCTAGACGCGCAGGCGCAAAAGCTGATCACGCAAACCTTCGCGAACATGGCGGCGAAGTTGAACGCGGCGACACCGGCCTGA
- a CDS encoding XdhC family protein, with protein sequence MSEHIPDFFGRLASLRAQGTPVAVATVVARKAPVSAHLGDRALVFADGRMEGFVGGSCSRDIIRKQAVEALAAGKPRLVRIRPDASQASSMSPDAESIVVPMTCASEGASDVYVEPILPPRRLVVVGFTPVARAVATLARSLEYEVTRVVEAIEVPSAETDGVKVVAVEDLSEALRSSPLAVRGNLVVIVASQGHYDEVALEAALRVKPAFLGLLASRKRAETVRTVLRDVSGFSEEDVSSIRNPVGLDIGAKTPAEVAVSILAEIVQAKPFLHAPSQTVAPSPPIVAVDPVCGMEVEVASAKHVAEHDGGMFYFCCPHCKARFLKDPAKYLAGAAS encoded by the coding sequence ATGTCCGAGCACATCCCTGATTTCTTCGGTCGGTTGGCGTCCCTTCGAGCGCAAGGAACGCCGGTGGCGGTCGCGACGGTCGTGGCAAGAAAGGCGCCCGTGTCGGCCCACCTCGGCGATCGGGCGCTCGTGTTCGCGGACGGGCGCATGGAGGGCTTCGTGGGCGGATCGTGCTCGCGCGACATCATCCGCAAGCAGGCGGTGGAAGCGCTCGCCGCGGGCAAGCCCCGCCTCGTGCGCATTCGGCCCGACGCGAGCCAAGCGTCCTCCATGAGTCCGGACGCGGAAAGCATCGTCGTGCCGATGACGTGCGCTTCGGAGGGCGCGAGCGACGTGTACGTCGAGCCGATCCTACCGCCGAGACGTCTCGTTGTGGTGGGCTTCACACCCGTCGCCCGAGCGGTCGCGACGCTCGCGCGGTCGCTGGAGTACGAGGTGACGCGCGTCGTGGAGGCGATCGAAGTGCCGAGCGCCGAGACGGACGGCGTGAAGGTCGTGGCCGTCGAGGATCTCTCGGAAGCGTTGCGAAGCTCGCCTCTCGCCGTGCGGGGCAATCTCGTGGTGATCGTGGCGTCGCAAGGACACTACGACGAGGTGGCCTTGGAAGCGGCGCTTCGGGTGAAGCCTGCCTTCTTGGGCTTGCTGGCGAGCCGCAAGCGCGCGGAGACGGTGCGCACCGTGTTGCGAGACGTCTCGGGCTTTTCCGAGGAGGACGTCTCCTCCATTCGCAATCCTGTCGGGCTCGACATCGGCGCGAAGACGCCCGCCGAGGTCGCCGTGTCGATTCTCGCGGAGATCGTGCAGGCGAAGCCGTTTCTGCACGCGCCGAGTCAGACGGTCGCGCCTTCCCCGCCGATCGTGGCGGTCGATCCCGTGTGTGGAATGGAAGTGGAAGTCGCGTCGGCGAAGCACGTCGCGGAGCATGATGGAGGCATGTTCTACTTCTGCTGTCCGCACTGCAAAGCGCGCTTCCTCAAGGACCCCGCGAAGTACCTGGCCGGAGCCGCTTCGTGA
- a CDS encoding AAA family ATPase — protein MTTLAFEALASAFEGRGYVTSAPLATALQLVAALRKPLLIEGPAGVGKTESAKTLADVLDTKLVRLQCYEGLDAASALYEWNYPRQMLRIRMTEGEGGRLEEREAQIFGPDFLLKRPLLEAITQSTAPVLLIDEVDRADEAFEAFLLELLAEFQVTIPELGTIRAVERPYVILTSNRSRELSDALRRRCLYLWLDYPTFEQEVRILRAKLPNMNEQLAVQVARVMAELRTLPLGKLPGVAESLDWAQALMTLHREVLDEDTFSQTLGCILKLREDWQLVAAQAPRLLARA, from the coding sequence GTGACGACCTTGGCGTTCGAGGCGCTCGCGAGCGCCTTCGAGGGGCGCGGCTACGTGACGTCCGCGCCCCTCGCGACGGCCCTGCAACTCGTGGCGGCCTTGCGAAAACCGCTGCTCATCGAAGGACCAGCGGGCGTCGGGAAGACGGAAAGCGCGAAGACGCTCGCGGACGTTCTCGATACGAAGCTCGTTCGGCTGCAGTGCTACGAGGGGCTCGACGCGGCATCCGCCCTTTACGAGTGGAACTATCCGCGCCAAATGCTGCGAATTCGCATGACGGAAGGTGAAGGCGGGCGTTTGGAGGAGCGCGAAGCGCAAATCTTCGGTCCAGACTTTCTGCTCAAGAGGCCGTTGCTGGAAGCGATCACGCAGTCAACGGCGCCCGTCTTGCTCATCGACGAGGTGGACCGCGCTGACGAAGCGTTCGAAGCGTTCTTGCTGGAACTGCTCGCCGAGTTTCAAGTGACGATTCCGGAGCTCGGGACGATTCGAGCGGTGGAGCGGCCGTACGTGATCTTGACGTCGAACCGTTCGCGCGAATTGTCGGACGCGTTACGACGACGCTGTCTGTACTTGTGGCTGGACTATCCGACCTTCGAGCAGGAAGTTCGCATCTTGCGAGCGAAGTTGCCGAACATGAACGAGCAACTCGCCGTGCAGGTCGCGCGGGTGATGGCGGAATTGAGGACGCTGCCGCTCGGGAAGCTTCCGGGTGTCGCCGAGAGCCTCGATTGGGCGCAGGCGCTCATGACGCTGCACCGTGAAGTTCTCGACGAGGACACGTTCTCGCAGACCTTGGGGTGCATCTTGAAGTTGCGTGAGGATTGGCAGCTCGTGGCGGCGCAAGCTCCGAGGTTGCTCGCGCGAGCATGA
- a CDS encoding vWA domain-containing protein, with protein sequence MTLKAPHADLARNVAAFAHELRSKHGYRVGSGEVQAALLALAVVDLGSLTRVRDALRPVLAASHEEARGFDAIFDAFFLPRDRMGIAQPNMPGFEPKNERPGKGKGAQEREADADQGGEGEEGGGRRLREDALEEGADDSGGSKPFLRARYSPLEVEGEPPSVRAERLAEMLGVATYLVSRLTLGRSRKWTPMQRGSRLDFRRTLRASLSRGGEVAHPHWKGHPRRNPRFVLILDGSRSMTPHTALMLQFAYALTLRARRVEVFFFSTELKRATPELRRMVRSGRTGTLPGFGAAWGGGTNIGGSLSSLVRLHPDLLSSETMTLILSDGLDVGEPDVLERAMRELKRRTASVVWLNPLLSTAGYEPTARGMRAALPFVDVFASANNLAALRALAARITMKR encoded by the coding sequence ATGACGCTCAAAGCGCCGCACGCGGACCTCGCGCGCAACGTGGCGGCGTTCGCGCACGAGCTGAGAAGCAAGCACGGCTACCGTGTCGGAAGCGGTGAGGTGCAGGCGGCCCTGCTCGCGCTCGCCGTCGTGGATCTCGGCAGCCTCACGCGCGTGCGCGACGCCCTACGGCCCGTTTTGGCGGCGTCCCATGAGGAAGCACGCGGCTTCGACGCGATCTTCGATGCGTTCTTCTTGCCGCGAGACCGCATGGGCATCGCGCAGCCGAACATGCCGGGATTCGAGCCGAAGAACGAGCGCCCCGGCAAAGGGAAGGGCGCCCAGGAGCGCGAAGCGGACGCCGATCAAGGCGGCGAAGGTGAGGAAGGCGGCGGGCGGCGTTTGCGCGAGGACGCTCTCGAAGAAGGCGCAGACGACTCGGGCGGCTCGAAACCGTTCTTGCGCGCGCGGTACAGTCCGCTGGAAGTGGAGGGCGAGCCGCCGAGCGTGAGGGCCGAAAGGCTGGCGGAGATGCTGGGTGTCGCGACGTACCTCGTGTCGCGCCTCACGCTGGGCCGCAGCCGCAAGTGGACGCCGATGCAAAGAGGATCGCGGCTCGACTTCCGGCGAACGCTGCGCGCCTCGTTGTCGCGCGGCGGAGAAGTCGCGCATCCGCATTGGAAGGGCCACCCGAGGCGCAATCCGCGCTTCGTGCTGATTCTCGACGGAAGCCGGTCCATGACCCCGCACACCGCGTTGATGCTGCAGTTCGCTTACGCGTTGACGCTGCGGGCGCGGCGCGTGGAAGTGTTCTTCTTCTCGACGGAGTTGAAGCGGGCGACGCCGGAACTTCGGCGCATGGTACGGTCGGGCCGCACGGGCACCTTGCCGGGCTTCGGAGCGGCGTGGGGCGGCGGAACGAACATCGGCGGCAGCCTCTCGAGCCTCGTGCGCCTCCATCCGGACTTGCTTTCGTCGGAGACGATGACCTTGATCCTCTCGGACGGCCTCGACGTGGGTGAGCCCGACGTGCTGGAGCGCGCCATGCGCGAGTTGAAGCGGCGTACCGCGAGCGTGGTGTGGCTCAACCCGCTGCTCTCGACGGCGGGCTACGAACCGACGGCGCGGGGCATGCGCGCGGCCTTGCCGTTCGTGGACGTCTTCGCGAGCGCGAACAACCTCGCGGCCCTACGGGCGCTCGCCGCGCGAATCACAATGAAGCGCTGA
- the sufU gene encoding Fe-S cluster assembly sulfur transfer protein SufU, with product MALEDLYRSVISQHHKHPHGVGRIDDALNASRTNTSCGDSVEVWIKLDADRVADVRFQGKGCAISVASASMMTDALKGKTLAEVRDVARQFKEVVMGEASPTPALGELAALSGVSKLHARRKCALLAWQTLEDALSASL from the coding sequence GTGGCCCTCGAAGACCTTTACCGCAGCGTCATCTCACAGCATCACAAGCATCCGCACGGCGTCGGACGAATCGACGACGCCTTGAACGCCTCGCGAACGAACACATCGTGCGGCGACTCCGTCGAAGTTTGGATCAAGCTCGACGCGGACCGCGTCGCGGACGTACGCTTCCAAGGCAAAGGGTGCGCGATCAGCGTGGCGAGCGCCTCGATGATGACGGACGCCTTGAAGGGCAAGACCCTCGCGGAGGTGCGCGACGTCGCTCGGCAATTCAAGGAAGTCGTGATGGGCGAGGCGAGCCCGACGCCCGCTCTCGGCGAACTCGCTGCCTTGTCGGGCGTATCGAAGCTGCACGCCCGCAGAAAGTGCGCCCTCCTCGCGTGGCAGACGCTGGAGGACGCCCTCAGCGCTTCATTGTGA
- a CDS encoding DUF305 domain-containing protein, translated as MKAPLLVIRTFGIVAVLAVLTLALSLVAMRGATPNDASAQVRFVREMIQHHSQAIDMAIRIRDRSADPDLRTVALDMTLAQQDQVGQMRGWMTQWGVPWAGQAMTAEHARQMGMATSGDVESLSTLPVKDAEVKFLRLMIRHHEGALAMAKPMLNDTRPEIRSLARNIQTTQSSEIALMKTFLQQRGATSAAPTNSTDMQDMPGMNHSH; from the coding sequence GTGAAGGCTCCTCTCCTCGTAATTCGCACGTTCGGGATCGTCGCCGTGCTGGCGGTCCTCACGCTCGCCTTGTCACTCGTCGCGATGCGCGGCGCCACGCCGAACGACGCGAGCGCGCAAGTGCGTTTCGTGCGCGAGATGATTCAGCACCACTCGCAAGCGATCGACATGGCGATCCGCATTCGAGATCGCAGCGCCGACCCGGACTTGCGAACGGTCGCGCTCGACATGACGCTCGCGCAGCAAGACCAAGTCGGGCAGATGCGCGGCTGGATGACGCAGTGGGGCGTGCCGTGGGCGGGCCAAGCGATGACGGCCGAACACGCCCGCCAAATGGGCATGGCGACTTCCGGCGACGTCGAGTCGCTGTCCACCTTGCCCGTGAAGGACGCGGAGGTCAAATTCCTGCGCCTCATGATCCGTCACCACGAAGGCGCCCTCGCGATGGCGAAACCGATGTTGAACGACACGCGCCCCGAGATTCGCAGTCTCGCACGCAACATCCAAACGACGCAAAGCAGCGAAATCGCCCTTATGAAGACCTTCTTGCAGCAACGGGGCGCGACCTCGGCCGCTCCGACGAACTCGACGGACATGCAGGACATGCCCGGCATGAACCACTCGCATTGA
- a CDS encoding sulfocyanin-like copper-binding protein produces the protein MLKFAMVGLLLATSVVAQQARLRLDVREDSKLGAFLTGADGKTLYIFTRDSLGTSNCYDACAENWPPVLASQLPTLPGGAQGRLTLIERKDKTRQVAYNGQPLYYWKRDRKAGDTLGQALNDVWYVAKVGRTAPTATSVEQSGNPSAASGPTAAQSAVKYPPGDSMWVTNAPKNRAAVLTVKAGSPTINDGFNYNGVTDGEKGFVVPQGWRVVINFRNMGDTFHTAIVVDAPKSGELKDQYPVTAAAFPGAGKRVLVHGQGTGEFDATLDFVANKPGVYLILCGRLNHALNGQYVRLVVDPNASVAEWKSFKN, from the coding sequence ATGCTCAAATTTGCAATGGTGGGGTTGCTGCTGGCGACGAGCGTCGTCGCACAACAAGCACGCCTTCGCCTCGACGTGCGCGAAGACTCCAAACTCGGGGCGTTCCTCACGGGTGCGGACGGCAAGACGCTTTACATCTTCACGCGCGACTCCCTGGGCACCAGCAACTGCTACGACGCTTGCGCGGAGAACTGGCCCCCCGTGCTCGCTTCGCAACTTCCGACTCTGCCCGGCGGCGCTCAAGGACGACTCACCTTGATCGAACGCAAGGACAAAACTCGGCAAGTCGCTTACAACGGCCAGCCGCTTTACTACTGGAAACGCGACCGCAAGGCGGGAGACACCCTCGGCCAAGCCTTGAACGACGTCTGGTACGTCGCTAAGGTCGGGCGAACTGCGCCCACTGCGACGAGCGTCGAGCAGAGCGGCAACCCGAGCGCCGCGAGCGGTCCGACCGCCGCACAAAGCGCCGTGAAGTATCCGCCCGGCGACTCCATGTGGGTCACGAACGCGCCGAAGAACCGCGCGGCCGTCCTGACTGTCAAGGCGGGCAGTCCCACCATAAACGACGGCTTCAACTACAACGGCGTCACCGACGGCGAGAAGGGCTTCGTCGTGCCGCAAGGATGGCGTGTCGTCATCAACTTCCGCAACATGGGCGACACCTTTCACACCGCCATCGTCGTGGACGCCCCGAAGAGCGGCGAACTCAAAGACCAGTACCCTGTCACCGCCGCCGCCTTTCCGGGGGCGGGCAAGCGTGTCCTCGTGCACGGGCAAGGCACGGGCGAGTTCGACGCCACCCTCGACTTCGTGGCGAACAAACCCGGCGTGTACCTCATTTTGTGCGGCCGCCTGAATCACGCGCTCAACGGTCAGTACGTGCGGCTCGTCGTCGACCCGAACGCTTCGGTCGCCGAGTGGAAGTCGTTCAAGAACTGA
- a CDS encoding outer membrane lipoprotein carrier protein LolA — MKKISLLFLALLGSAFAQSANEIVSKVEAAQKNVKDYSFKISGTANFEGGSQKLDLDVKAIPSASVARVQFNAPDALADNIIVVDKNTVSTYLYLTNQITVQTVKSSSAGGFNFDFSQLTNASQFLSDNYNVKLVDTDGASGNRTFVLEATSKNGGTDRNRVWIAEQGWRPTRVQVFNGSGKVTTDLTISNYKTNTGLTSAKLRALPKDAEVVKR; from the coding sequence ATGAAGAAAATCTCGCTTCTTTTCCTCGCCCTGCTCGGCAGCGCTTTCGCTCAGTCCGCCAACGAGATCGTCTCGAAGGTGGAAGCCGCGCAGAAGAACGTCAAGGACTACAGCTTCAAGATCAGCGGCACCGCCAACTTCGAAGGTGGCAGCCAAAAGCTCGACCTCGACGTCAAGGCCATTCCGTCGGCAAGCGTGGCGCGCGTGCAATTCAACGCGCCCGACGCCTTGGCCGACAACATCATCGTCGTGGACAAGAACACCGTCTCGACGTACCTGTACCTCACGAACCAGATCACCGTTCAAACCGTCAAGTCGTCGAGCGCGGGCGGCTTCAACTTCGACTTTTCGCAGCTCACGAACGCGTCGCAGTTTTTGTCGGACAACTACAACGTCAAGCTGGTCGACACGGACGGCGCGTCGGGCAACCGCACCTTCGTCTTGGAAGCCACGTCCAAGAACGGCGGCACGGACCGCAACCGTGTGTGGATCGCCGAGCAAGGCTGGCGTCCCACCCGCGTGCAAGTCTTCAACGGGTCGGGCAAGGTCACGACGGACCTGACGATCAGCAACTACAAGACGAACACCGGCCTCACGTCCGCGAAACTGCGCGCCCTTCCGAAGGACGCGGAAGTCGTCAAGCGATAA